A stretch of the Aphis gossypii isolate Hap1 chromosome 2, ASM2018417v2, whole genome shotgun sequence genome encodes the following:
- the LOC114126960 gene encoding glutamyl-tRNA(Gln) amidotransferase subunit A, mitochondrial isoform X2 — MLQNFVPTYDATVVERLKAAGAIIIGKTNLDEFAMGSGTVDSIFGPTKNVWCSNPNQWHIAGGSSGGSCVAVASGMCVAALGSDTGGSIRNPASYCGVVGFKPTYGLLSRYGLIPLVNSMDVPGIIAKTVEDVVTVLSVMIGPDENDSTCVDTNLDTNSFQTDFSIDKCRIGIPEEYNCEGLSDEVKETWDFVANLINDFKGTVKKVSMPHTSVSIATYSVLNACEVASNMSRYTGLFYGYRSKNDHKSFDSLITTSRMEALGEVVRSRILSGNFFLLRSNYEKYFMQSLKVRRLISEDFKNVWKSNYDFLVTPTTLTTAPLLSEFKSLDNRTQCATQDYCTQPANMTGCPAITLPVKLSNNKMPISIQIMASNFDDIRLLQFANWLEKKLQFSQIHL, encoded by the exons ATGTTACAGAACTTTGTACCCACATATGATGCTACAGTAGTAGAGCGTTTAAAAGCTGCTGGTGCTATAATTATCGGCAAAACAAACTTAGATGAATTTGCCATGGG TTCTGGCACTGTAGATTCAATTTTTGGGCCTACTAAAAATGTGTGGTGTTCAAACCCCAATCAATGGCACATCGCAGGTGGAAGTTCTGGTGGCAGTTGTGTAGCAGTGGCTTCTGGAATGTGTGTTGC TGCTTTAGGATCAGATACTGGTGGATCAATAAGAAATCCTGCTTCGTATTGTGGTGTAGTTGGTTTTAAGCCTACTTATGGCTTGTTATCACGCTATGGCTTGATACCCCTAGTAAATTCAATGGATGTACCTGGAATTATTGCTAAGACTGTTGAAGATGTCGTTACCGTGCTGAGTGTGATGATTGGACCAGATGAAAACGATTCAACATGTGTAGACACAAATTTAGATACAAATTCATTTCAAACTGACTTTTCAATAGACAAGTGTCGCATTGGTATTCCTGAAGAATACAATTGTGAGGGTTTGTCAGATGAAGTAAAAGAAACGTGGGATTTTGTTGCAAACCTTATCAACGATTTTAAAGGCACAGTAAAGAAG GTATCAATGCCTCATACCAGTGTTTCAATAGCTACATATTCAGTATTGAATGCTTGTGAAGTAGCAAGCAATATGTCACGATACACAGGACTTTTCTATGGTTATCGATCAAAAAATGATCATAAATCTTTTGATTCATTAATCACTACTAGTCGAATGGAAGCTTTAGGTGAAGTCGTTAGGTCTCGAATATTAAGtggaaatttttttcttttgcgaAG taattatgaAAAGTATTTCATGCAATCATTAAAAGTAAGGCGATTGATATCAGaagatttcaaaaatgtatggaaaTCTAACTATGACTTTTTAGTTACACCTACTACATTAACTACGGCTCCATTACTATCTGAATTTAAGTCTTTAGATAACCGTACACAATGTGCAACACAAGACTATTGTACCCAACCAGCTAATATGACTG GTTGCCCGGCTATCACTTTACcagtaaaattatcaaataataagatGCCAATCAGCATACAAATAATGGCTTCAAATTTTGATGACATAAGATTGTTGCAATTTGCTAATtggttagaaaaaaaactacaattttcacaaattcatctataa
- the LOC114126969 gene encoding chromobox protein homolog 2, protein MGDRVYAAEKLMKKRVRKGRVEYHVKWKGWGPKHNTWEPEENIIDTRLIDIFEQSQTRTDNNSHKRGPKRKTQNAHIETPTTEPTRSDYEDENADGDVPDYNSQDEAEVCPESTNGAPLLPRHDDDTEEDKTIDDDSLAEMPKLNAAVKVELKEEKISEEKKTPIIEVNDTREEEKLSPVVKPAPSLLVPSTPKQSSKSPPPLPKPQKVKRKAEVLSKESGKVGVTITTSPPVTDSKVPKLQSPTNIQNTNSFPSVVPTQDGGRTPKRKTSEHAVPAVLTNQISPAPENQHLTLTAILQSTPASVKSRDTLAAAAPISSRTSGEPARPQEDAATAVTQGAGGQHQVLDTASVAETPTQRLQYKTILANPGPEYWLARNPVVDNVFITDVTVNLNTVTIRECKTEKGFFKSSVETRI, encoded by the exons ATGGGCGACCGAGTGTACGCGGCTGAAAAGCTCATGAAGAAGCGTGTCAGGAAG ggcAGAGTTGAATATCATGTAAAATGGAAAGGATGGGGACCtaa gcaCAATACTTGGGAACCCGAAGAAAACATTATTGACACCAgacttattgatatttttgagcaaag tcaaaCACGTACAGATAATAATTCTCATAAACGAGGTCCtaaaagaaaaacacaaaat GCACACATTGAAACACCAACTACAGAACCTACCCGAAGTGACTATGAAGATGAAAATGCAGATGGTGATGTACCTGATTATAACAGCCAAGACGAAGCTGAAGTGTGTCCAGAGTCTACAAATGGTGCACCTTTATTGCCCAGACATGATGATGACACTGAAGAAGATAaaacaa ttgatgATGATTCATTGGCAGAAATGCCAAAGTTAAATGCAGCTGTAAAAGTTGAATTGAAAGAAGAAAAGATAAGCGAAGAAAAGAAGACACCAATCATAGAAGTTAATGATACACGAGAAGAAGAAAAGTTATCTCCAGTGGTGAAACCTGCACCTTCACTTCTAGTACCATCTACACCGAAACAATCTTCCAAATCACCTCCACCTTTACCTAAACCTCAAAAAGTTAAACGTAAAGCAGAGGTTTTGTCTAAAGAATCTGGTAAAGTTGGTGTAACTATAACTACCAGTCCTCCCGTGACAGATTCTAAAGTGCCCAAATTACAATCTCCCACCAATATTCAAAACACAAATAGTTTTCCTTCAGTAGTACCTACTCAAGATGGTGGAAGAACTCCTAAAAGAAAAACGTCAGAACATGCGGTTCCTGCAGTTTTAACAAATCAAATTTCCCCAGCACCTGAAAATCAACATTTAACCCTGACGGCTATTCTTCAAAGTACTCCAGCAAGTGTAAAATCAAGAGACACTTTAGCTGCAGCAGCGCCCATCAGTTCCCGGACATCTGGTGAACCAGCTAGGCCGCAGGAGGATGCTGCAACTGCTGTAACTCAAGGGGCTGGGGGTCAACATCAGGTACTTGATACAGCATCCGTTGCTGAAACTCCCACTCAGCGTTTACAGTACAAGACGATACTTGCAAACCCAGGTCCTGAGTATTGGCTTGCACGTAATCCAGTTgtagataatgtttttattactgaTGTTACAGTTAATTTGAACACTGTGACAATTAGAGAATGTAAAACAGAAAAAGGATTTTTTAAGTCTAGTGTTGAAACtagaatttaa
- the LOC114126960 gene encoding glutamyl-tRNA(Gln) amidotransferase subunit A, mitochondrial isoform X1 codes for MISLLNKRLRDRTLSAIDLYGKTLSDIENKSNLNAFVHVLRDGDQRAVDSHKRLQNGTQRPLEGIPIAVKDNFCTKGVPTTCASKMLQNFVPTYDATVVERLKAAGAIIIGKTNLDEFAMGSGTVDSIFGPTKNVWCSNPNQWHIAGGSSGGSCVAVASGMCVAALGSDTGGSIRNPASYCGVVGFKPTYGLLSRYGLIPLVNSMDVPGIIAKTVEDVVTVLSVMIGPDENDSTCVDTNLDTNSFQTDFSIDKCRIGIPEEYNCEGLSDEVKETWDFVANLINDFKGTVKKVSMPHTSVSIATYSVLNACEVASNMSRYTGLFYGYRSKNDHKSFDSLITTSRMEALGEVVRSRILSGNFFLLRSNYEKYFMQSLKVRRLISEDFKNVWKSNYDFLVTPTTLTTAPLLSEFKSLDNRTQCATQDYCTQPANMTGCPAITLPVKLSNNKMPISIQIMASNFDDIRLLQFANWLEKKLQFSQIHL; via the exons ATGATATCGTTATTAAATAAGCGGCTAAGGGATCGAACGCTGTCGGCCATAGATCTCTACGGCAAAACGTTGAgtgatattgaaaataagtcTAATCTTAATGCGTTTGTGCATGTCTTACGAGATGGAGACCAGCGAGCAGTGGACAGTCATAAACGGTTGCAGAATG GTACACAGAGACCACTGGAAGGGATTCCGATTGCAGTCAAAGACAATTTCTGTACTAAAGGTGTACCCACAACATGTGCATCAAAAATGTTACAGAACTTTGTACCCACATATGATGCTACAGTAGTAGAGCGTTTAAAAGCTGCTGGTGCTATAATTATCGGCAAAACAAACTTAGATGAATTTGCCATGGG TTCTGGCACTGTAGATTCAATTTTTGGGCCTACTAAAAATGTGTGGTGTTCAAACCCCAATCAATGGCACATCGCAGGTGGAAGTTCTGGTGGCAGTTGTGTAGCAGTGGCTTCTGGAATGTGTGTTGC TGCTTTAGGATCAGATACTGGTGGATCAATAAGAAATCCTGCTTCGTATTGTGGTGTAGTTGGTTTTAAGCCTACTTATGGCTTGTTATCACGCTATGGCTTGATACCCCTAGTAAATTCAATGGATGTACCTGGAATTATTGCTAAGACTGTTGAAGATGTCGTTACCGTGCTGAGTGTGATGATTGGACCAGATGAAAACGATTCAACATGTGTAGACACAAATTTAGATACAAATTCATTTCAAACTGACTTTTCAATAGACAAGTGTCGCATTGGTATTCCTGAAGAATACAATTGTGAGGGTTTGTCAGATGAAGTAAAAGAAACGTGGGATTTTGTTGCAAACCTTATCAACGATTTTAAAGGCACAGTAAAGAAG GTATCAATGCCTCATACCAGTGTTTCAATAGCTACATATTCAGTATTGAATGCTTGTGAAGTAGCAAGCAATATGTCACGATACACAGGACTTTTCTATGGTTATCGATCAAAAAATGATCATAAATCTTTTGATTCATTAATCACTACTAGTCGAATGGAAGCTTTAGGTGAAGTCGTTAGGTCTCGAATATTAAGtggaaatttttttcttttgcgaAG taattatgaAAAGTATTTCATGCAATCATTAAAAGTAAGGCGATTGATATCAGaagatttcaaaaatgtatggaaaTCTAACTATGACTTTTTAGTTACACCTACTACATTAACTACGGCTCCATTACTATCTGAATTTAAGTCTTTAGATAACCGTACACAATGTGCAACACAAGACTATTGTACCCAACCAGCTAATATGACTG GTTGCCCGGCTATCACTTTACcagtaaaattatcaaataataagatGCCAATCAGCATACAAATAATGGCTTCAAATTTTGATGACATAAGATTGTTGCAATTTGCTAATtggttagaaaaaaaactacaattttcacaaattcatctataa
- the LOC114126961 gene encoding coatomer subunit zeta-1 — MDFSLLEPTLYTVKGMAILDNDGNRILAKYYDDNIFPTIKEQKAFEKNLFNRTHRANAEIIMLDGITCLYRSNVDLFFYVMGSSHENELLLMSVLQCMYDSISQILRKNVEKRVVLDNLDVVMLALDEICDNGIILEADSGAVVQRVALRTDDIPIGEQTVAQVFQSAKEQLKWSLLK, encoded by the exons ATGGATTTTTCATTACTA GAACCAACTTTATACACTGTCAAAGGCATGGCTATTTTAGACAATGATGGCAATCGCATACTGGCTAAATACtacgatgataatatatttccaacaattaaagaacaaaaagcatttgaaaaaaacCTATTCAACCGCACTCATAGAGCAAATGCAGAAATTATTATGCTGGATGGAATAACATGTCTGTACAGAAGCAATGTGGATTTGTTCTTTTATGTCATGGGAAGTTCACATGAGAATGAA ttGTTATTGATGAGCGTCTTACAATGCATGTATGATTCAATCAGTCAAATTTTAAGGAAAAATGTGGAAAAACGAGTTGTATTAGACAACTTGGATGTTGTTATGTTAGCGTTGGATGAAATTTGCGATAATGG AATTATATTAGAAGCCGATTCTGGAGCAGTTGTACAGAGAGTTGCATTACGAACTGATGACATACCAATTGGAGAACAAACTGTAGCACAA gttttccAGTCGGCAAAAGAACAATTGAAAtggtcattattaaaataa